The Chryseobacterium wanjuense genome includes a window with the following:
- a CDS encoding pirin family protein — protein sequence MSNIGLIIEEKSADIGNFLVGRLLPFREKRAVGPFVFIDHMGPAELKDYQNLDVPPHPHIGLSTLTYLLEGSIFHRDSVGSALEIQPGAVNWMTAGKGVVHSERTPEHLRHSDKRLHGFQIWVGLPKHLEQSEPTFHHIEADEIPVWEEDGIQYKLIAGEAFGRKSPVPVHSKLFFIEIKTKDAKKISIGKDLYGEAAMYVLDGTVSTDGNSYGSKQLMIAKDTKLCEFDMSENGTVYLFGGEPFDEERFIFWNFVNSDKELIEKAKVDWNDQNHEAFPLVLGDEEEFVPLPKAILNRK from the coding sequence ATGTCAAATATCGGACTTATCATTGAAGAAAAATCTGCAGATATAGGAAACTTTTTGGTGGGAAGACTGTTGCCTTTCCGTGAAAAAAGAGCAGTTGGCCCCTTCGTTTTCATCGATCATATGGGACCTGCAGAGTTGAAAGATTATCAAAATCTTGATGTTCCGCCACATCCACACATCGGGCTTTCTACGTTGACCTATCTTTTGGAAGGGTCAATTTTCCACAGAGACAGTGTTGGAAGTGCATTGGAAATCCAGCCGGGCGCTGTCAATTGGATGACGGCCGGAAAAGGGGTTGTTCACTCAGAAAGAACCCCCGAACATTTGAGACATTCTGATAAAAGACTTCACGGTTTCCAAATCTGGGTGGGACTTCCCAAACATCTGGAGCAGTCTGAACCGACTTTCCATCATATTGAAGCCGATGAAATTCCGGTATGGGAAGAAGATGGAATTCAGTATAAATTAATTGCAGGGGAAGCATTTGGAAGAAAATCTCCGGTTCCTGTTCACAGCAAATTATTTTTTATTGAAATTAAAACCAAGGACGCCAAAAAAATCAGCATCGGAAAAGATCTTTACGGCGAAGCGGCGATGTATGTATTGGACGGAACGGTTTCTACAGACGGAAATTCTTACGGCTCAAAACAATTGATGATTGCCAAAGACACCAAACTTTGCGAATTTGATATGAGTGAAAACGGAACGGTTTATCTTTTCGGCGGTGAACCTTTTGATGAGGAGCGTTTTATATTCTGGAATTTTGTAAATTCAGACAAAGAATTAATCGAAAAAGCAAAAGTAGACTGGAACGATCAAAATCACGAAGCTTTTCCTTTAGTTCTGGGGGATGAAGAAGAATTTGTCCCGCTTCCGAAAGCCATTCTAAACAGAAAATAA
- the bla gene encoding subclass B3 metallo-beta-lactamase has translation MKKIILVFLVIISFVSNAQTVTEPKNNPAEWSKPYEPFRIAGNLYYVGTYDLASYLIVTDKGNILINTGLAGSLPIIKNNIKKLGFKYKDIKILTLTQAHFDHMGAMAEIKKETGAKLYVDEKDAEELKSGGKSDYELGKYGVTFKPLQPDYLLKNNDKIKLGNTTLTLLHHPGHTKGSCSFVFETKDKNQTYKVLIANLPSIIIDRKFAEVKDYQDIQKDYAYTFEAMKKIDFDLWVASHASQFDLHTKRKTGDAYNPKLFADKEIYFQKLGKLEADYLEKIKKDSSEK, from the coding sequence ATGAAAAAAATAATTCTTGTATTCTTAGTCATTATCTCTTTTGTAAGCAACGCACAGACCGTTACAGAACCCAAAAACAATCCTGCAGAATGGTCAAAACCGTATGAACCTTTTAGAATTGCAGGCAATTTGTATTATGTAGGAACCTACGATCTGGCGTCCTATCTGATCGTTACCGACAAAGGAAATATTCTTATCAATACAGGATTAGCAGGATCGCTTCCGATCATTAAAAATAATATTAAGAAGCTTGGTTTTAAATATAAAGACATTAAAATTTTGACACTTACACAGGCTCACTTCGATCACATGGGAGCAATGGCCGAAATCAAAAAAGAAACCGGAGCTAAGCTTTATGTAGACGAAAAAGATGCGGAAGAGCTGAAAAGCGGAGGAAAATCTGACTACGAATTGGGAAAATACGGAGTCACTTTCAAGCCTCTACAGCCAGATTATCTTTTAAAAAATAATGATAAAATAAAACTTGGAAACACTACCCTTACTTTGCTTCATCATCCGGGACATACAAAGGGATCGTGCAGTTTTGTATTTGAAACCAAGGATAAAAATCAAACGTATAAAGTTTTAATTGCCAATTTGCCTTCCATAATTATCGACAGAAAATTCGCTGAAGTGAAAGATTATCAGGACATCCAGAAAGATTATGCTTATACCTTTGAAGCCATGAAAAAGATAGATTTTGATCTTTGGGTAGCTTCTCATGCCAGTCAGTTTGACCTTCATACCAAACGAAAAACAGGAGATGCTTACAATCCGAAACTGTTTGCAGACAAAGAAATATATTTTCAGAAACTTGGAAAATTAGAAGCGGATTATCTGGAAAAAATTAAAAAAGATTCATCAGAAAAATAA
- a CDS encoding NADPH-dependent FMN reductase, with translation MKILAFAGSTSSTSINRELVKFVLKDFQDEEINLIDLNDFDMPVFSVDREKKGFPDAAHHFLKVIEECDVIICSLAEHNRSYSAAFKNVFDWASRINVKVFQNKPMLLMSTSPGGYGGGNVMNTAKTFFPNFGADIKDTFSLPKFYENFDFETGVINPEMLKDLKNKIENFKNQVKNQ, from the coding sequence ATGAAAATATTAGCATTTGCAGGAAGCACGTCTTCCACCTCGATCAACAGAGAACTGGTAAAATTTGTTTTGAAAGATTTTCAGGATGAAGAAATTAATTTAATTGACCTTAATGATTTCGATATGCCCGTTTTCTCCGTAGACCGCGAGAAGAAAGGCTTTCCGGACGCCGCCCACCATTTTTTGAAAGTCATTGAAGAATGCGACGTGATCATCTGTTCTCTGGCAGAACACAACAGGTCTTATAGCGCTGCTTTTAAAAACGTTTTCGACTGGGCTTCAAGAATTAACGTAAAAGTTTTTCAAAATAAACCCATGCTTCTGATGTCGACTTCTCCGGGAGGGTATGGCGGCGGAAATGTGATGAACACGGCAAAAACATTCTTCCCAAATTTCGGAGCCGATATTAAAGATACTTTCTCACTTCCGAAGTTTTACGAAAATTTTGATTTCGAGACCGGAGTTATCAATCCTGAAATGCTGAAAGATTTGAAGAACAAGATCGAGAATTTTAAAAATCAGGTGAAAAACCAATGA
- a CDS encoding TMEM175 family protein: MTKGRLEAFSDGVLAIIITIMVLELKLPEGDTWASLKPILPKFLAYIFSFIYIGIYWNNHHHLFQMVKKVNGGILWANLHLLFWLSLMPVATEWIGETHFAKNPVAAYGIGLIMSAVAYTIMENLIIKNEGENSKLKEAIHSKFKEYISIVFYVLGFATSFFYPYIAIGFYYLVALIWLIPDRRIEKSLKEN, from the coding sequence ATGACAAAAGGAAGATTAGAGGCTTTCAGCGATGGAGTTTTGGCCATCATCATTACCATCATGGTTCTTGAGCTCAAGTTACCGGAAGGAGACACTTGGGCGAGCCTGAAACCTATTTTACCGAAATTTTTAGCCTATATTTTCAGTTTTATTTATATCGGAATTTATTGGAACAACCATCATCACTTGTTTCAGATGGTAAAAAAAGTGAACGGAGGGATTCTTTGGGCCAATCTTCACCTGCTGTTCTGGCTTTCGCTGATGCCGGTGGCCACAGAATGGATCGGAGAAACACATTTTGCCAAAAACCCTGTCGCCGCTTATGGCATCGGATTGATTATGAGTGCCGTCGCGTACACCATTATGGAAAATTTAATCATTAAAAATGAAGGTGAAAATTCAAAATTAAAAGAAGCAATCCATTCAAAATTCAAAGAATATATTTCTATTGTGTTTTATGTTTTAGGATTCGCCACTTCATTTTTTTATCCTTATATTGCTATCGGTTTTTATTATCTCGTTGCATTGATATGGCTGATTCCGGACAGAAGAATCGAAAAATCTTTAAAAGAAAATTGA
- a CDS encoding (4Fe-4S)-binding protein, whose translation METHEYVNGEITVIWQPKKCIHAAVCVKMLPKVYNPKERPWLKPENATPSELRNQIDKCPSGALSYKFNTEK comes from the coding sequence ATGGAAACACATGAATATGTAAACGGAGAAATTACTGTTATCTGGCAGCCTAAGAAATGTATCCACGCTGCGGTTTGTGTAAAAATGCTCCCTAAAGTATATAACCCGAAGGAAAGGCCCTGGCTGAAACCGGAAAATGCAACTCCTTCAGAACTAAGAAATCAAATAGATAAATGCCCTTCAGGAGCATTAAGTTATAAATTCAATACAGAAAAATAA
- a CDS encoding OsmC family protein: protein MAIIVKASLGKEKYYTEVVAGENTLITDEPVDKGGGNKGFNPFEILATSLASCTAATLRMYIDRKEWNVEKINVEVELENFPLTKRAVFKRDISFEGTNLDEEQLKRLHTIADACPIHKILINDIEVLTKFS, encoded by the coding sequence ATGGCGATTATCGTAAAAGCAAGCTTAGGAAAAGAAAAATATTATACAGAAGTCGTGGCCGGTGAAAATACATTAATCACCGACGAACCTGTAGACAAAGGAGGAGGAAACAAAGGTTTCAACCCCTTCGAAATCCTGGCAACATCGCTCGCAAGCTGTACAGCCGCAACATTGAGAATGTACATCGACAGAAAAGAATGGAATGTTGAAAAAATAAACGTAGAAGTGGAACTGGAAAATTTTCCTTTAACCAAAAGAGCGGTTTTTAAAAGAGATATCAGCTTTGAAGGAACCAATCTGGACGAAGAACAGCTGAAAAGGCTTCACACCATTGCAGACGCCTGTCCTATTCATAAAATTTTAATAAACGATATAGAAGTATTAACCAAATTTTCATAA
- a CDS encoding GNAT family N-acetyltransferase, with amino-acid sequence MIEVKQNNDAKHGNFAAFIDGNSAGLMTYTWAGEERFIIDHTEVEEAYNGQGVGKEMLLAAVDFARKNGKTIIPLCPFAKATFQKHEELQDVLVNQTQA; translated from the coding sequence ATGATTGAAGTAAAACAAAACAACGACGCAAAACACGGAAATTTTGCAGCATTCATAGACGGAAACAGCGCAGGTCTTATGACGTATACCTGGGCCGGAGAAGAGAGGTTTATCATCGACCATACTGAAGTGGAAGAAGCATACAACGGACAAGGCGTTGGAAAAGAAATGCTTTTGGCTGCGGTAGATTTTGCAAGAAAAAACGGGAAAACCATTATTCCGCTTTGCCCTTTTGCAAAAGCTACTTTCCAGAAACATGAAGAGCTTCAGGATGTTTTGGTGAATCAGACACAGGCTTGA
- a CDS encoding sodium:solute symporter, which yields MSPIILLSIIIVYFALLLWVAYRTGKGSDNESFFIGNRKSNWMLVAFGMIGTSLSGVTFVSVPGAVGNDKFSYLQITLGYLIGYMVIAYVLLPLYYRLKLTSIYGYLQQRMGQLSYKSGAWIFIVSRLVGATARLYLVVNILQVSILDNLGVPFIVTTLIILAMIILYTYEGGVKTIVWTDTLQTSCMLLGLIICTVYMLNHLGLNVGESFAAMNEKGYTKIFDFDPNQKSFFIKQILAGAFITITMTGIDQEMMQKSLSVTRLKDSQKNMVTLGFILLGVISLFLYMGGLLHLYGAQESVASAGDQLFPDIALNHMPPFISIIFIIALISALFPSADGAMTALTSSLCIDIFGMRDKTHWDDGKKEKFRKNVHLLVALAFLVMVIIFKIINDNSMIGLILKLAGFTYGPLLGLFAFGIFTKYKVKDNLVPFICIIAPVISFFIDKYQEKLFGEFKIGLELLIINGLLTFIGLWLIRKK from the coding sequence ATGTCTCCAATTATATTATTGTCCATCATTATCGTCTATTTCGCATTGCTGCTCTGGGTAGCGTACAGAACCGGAAAAGGAAGTGATAATGAGAGTTTCTTCATCGGAAACCGTAAAAGTAATTGGATGCTCGTAGCCTTCGGAATGATCGGGACTTCCCTTTCGGGTGTGACTTTCGTGAGTGTTCCGGGAGCCGTTGGGAATGATAAATTTTCGTATTTGCAGATCACTTTGGGATATCTTATCGGATATATGGTCATTGCCTACGTTCTTCTTCCTTTATATTACCGCTTAAAATTAACCTCCATTTACGGCTATCTCCAACAAAGGATGGGACAGCTTTCCTATAAATCGGGAGCCTGGATTTTCATTGTTTCGAGATTGGTGGGTGCGACTGCAAGGTTGTATCTGGTGGTGAATATTTTACAGGTTTCGATCCTCGATAATTTAGGAGTTCCTTTTATTGTGACTACGTTGATTATTTTGGCGATGATCATCCTTTATACTTATGAAGGAGGCGTAAAAACAATCGTCTGGACAGACACTTTACAGACTTCATGCATGCTTTTGGGATTGATTATCTGCACGGTTTATATGCTGAATCATTTGGGCTTAAATGTCGGAGAAAGCTTTGCCGCAATGAATGAAAAAGGCTATACCAAAATTTTCGATTTTGATCCGAATCAGAAGAGTTTCTTTATTAAACAAATTCTGGCAGGAGCTTTCATTACCATTACCATGACGGGAATTGATCAGGAAATGATGCAGAAAAGTTTATCCGTAACCAGACTTAAAGATTCACAAAAAAATATGGTTACACTGGGCTTTATTTTGCTGGGTGTCATTTCACTTTTCCTTTATATGGGCGGATTGCTGCACCTTTACGGAGCGCAGGAAAGCGTAGCTAGCGCAGGAGATCAATTATTTCCGGATATTGCGTTGAATCATATGCCACCGTTTATTTCGATTATCTTTATTATTGCCTTAATTTCGGCCTTATTTCCAAGTGCGGACGGTGCAATGACGGCCTTGACCTCATCTTTGTGCATCGATATTTTCGGGATGAGGGATAAAACCCATTGGGATGACGGCAAAAAAGAAAAATTCAGGAAAAATGTTCACTTGCTTGTTGCATTGGCTTTCCTGGTTATGGTGATTATTTTTAAAATTATTAATGATAATTCCATGATTGGTTTAATTCTTAAATTGGCAGGATTTACTTACGGACCCCTTTTAGGACTTTTTGCCTTTGGAATTTTTACGAAATATAAAGTTAAGGACAACTTGGTGCCTTTTATTTGTATTATAGCTCCGGTTATTTCTTTCTTTATTGATAAGTATCAGGAAAAACTTTTCGGAGAGTTTAAAATCGGATTGGAACTTTTGATTATCAATGGATTGCTGACGTTTATCGGGCTTTGGTTGATCAGGAAGAAATAA
- a CDS encoding transketolase: MSKSIEELKSLTTQIRRDILRMVHAVNSGHPGGSLGCTEYFTALYGKVMNYSLPFTMEGKNEDHFYLSNGHISPVFYSTLARFGFFPVDELRTFRKLDSRLQGHPTTHEGLPGVRIASGSLGQGLSVALGVAEGKKLDGDNALVYTLHGDGELQEGQIWEALMYAAAKKVDNIISTIDYNGRQIDGDTEDVLSLGNLHAKLEAFGWLVLEEKNGNDLEAVIAILEKAKSETGKGKPVVIILHTEMGYGVDYMMGTHAWHGKAPNDEQLDTAFKQLYLEAPADY, encoded by the coding sequence ATGAGTAAAAGTATCGAAGAGTTAAAATCTCTTACTACGCAAATCAGAAGAGACATTTTGAGAATGGTTCATGCTGTAAATTCTGGTCACCCAGGAGGAAGTTTAGGTTGTACTGAATACTTTACAGCCCTTTACGGAAAAGTAATGAACTATAGTCTTCCTTTCACGATGGAGGGTAAAAATGAAGATCATTTCTATCTTTCAAACGGACACATTTCTCCGGTATTCTATTCTACTTTGGCTAGATTCGGCTTTTTTCCGGTGGATGAATTGAGAACTTTCAGAAAATTAGATTCAAGACTACAAGGTCACCCGACTACTCACGAAGGGCTTCCTGGCGTAAGAATCGCTTCAGGTTCTCTTGGACAGGGACTTTCTGTGGCTCTAGGTGTTGCTGAAGGTAAAAAACTAGATGGAGATAACGCTCTTGTATACACTCTTCACGGAGACGGAGAATTGCAGGAAGGACAAATCTGGGAAGCTTTGATGTATGCTGCTGCCAAAAAAGTTGATAATATCATTTCTACAATCGACTACAACGGCCGCCAGATTGATGGTGATACTGAGGATGTATTGAGCTTAGGAAATCTTCATGCAAAATTGGAAGCTTTCGGATGGCTTGTTTTGGAAGAGAAAAACGGTAACGATCTTGAGGCGGTAATTGCTATCTTAGAAAAAGCAAAATCTGAAACAGGAAAAGGAAAACCGGTAGTGATCATCCTTCATACAGAAATGGGTTACGGTGTAGATTATATGATGGGAACTCACGCTTGGCACGGAAAAGCTCCTAATGATGAGCAATTGGATACTGCATTCAAACAATTATATTTGGAAGCTCCTGCAGATTACTAA
- a CDS encoding transketolase family protein, with product MKYTYTEKKDTRSGFGAGLAELADKNPNVVALCADLIGSLKMEKFIEKAPERFFQVGIAEANMMGLAAGLSITGKIPFTGTFANFSTSRVYDQIRQSIAYSGKNVKICASHAGLTLGEDGATHQVLEDIGMMKMLPGMTVINPCDYNQTKAATIAIADHEGPVYLRFGRPTVPVFIPEDMPFEIGKGILLQEGTDVTIVATGHLVWESLVAADELEKEGISCEVINIHTIKPLDEEIILKSVEKTGKIVTAEEHNYLGGLGESVAGMLARRRPTRQEFVAVNDTFGESATPAELMKKYKIDSTAVKEAVKRILEK from the coding sequence ATGAAATATACATATACAGAAAAAAAGGATACGCGTTCAGGATTTGGAGCCGGATTGGCTGAACTTGCTGATAAGAATCCTAATGTTGTAGCACTTTGTGCAGACCTTATCGGTTCTTTGAAAATGGAGAAATTCATTGAAAAAGCACCAGAAAGATTCTTCCAGGTGGGTATCGCTGAAGCTAATATGATGGGGCTTGCTGCAGGTCTTAGCATCACAGGGAAAATTCCTTTCACGGGAACTTTCGCTAACTTCTCTACTTCAAGAGTGTATGACCAGATCCGTCAGTCGATCGCTTATTCCGGGAAAAATGTAAAGATCTGTGCTTCTCACGCAGGGCTTACTTTAGGAGAAGACGGTGCGACACACCAGGTTTTGGAAGACATCGGAATGATGAAAATGCTTCCCGGGATGACGGTTATCAACCCATGTGACTACAACCAGACAAAAGCTGCAACCATCGCGATTGCTGATCATGAAGGTCCTGTATATTTAAGATTCGGAAGACCGACTGTACCGGTTTTCATCCCTGAAGATATGCCTTTCGAAATCGGAAAAGGAATTTTGCTTCAGGAAGGAACTGATGTAACGATCGTTGCAACGGGTCACCTTGTTTGGGAATCTCTTGTAGCTGCAGATGAGCTTGAAAAAGAAGGTATTTCTTGTGAAGTGATCAATATCCACACCATTAAACCTTTGGACGAAGAGATCATCTTAAAATCGGTTGAAAAAACAGGAAAAATTGTAACAGCTGAAGAACATAACTATCTTGGTGGTTTGGGAGAATCTGTTGCGGGTATGTTGGCTAGAAGAAGACCTACAAGACAGGAATTCGTAGCGGTAAACGATACTTTCGGAGAATCTGCAACACCTGCTGAATTGATGAAGAAATATAAAATCGATTCGACGGCTGTGAAGGAAGCTGTGAAAAGAATTTTAGAGAAATAA
- a CDS encoding helix-turn-helix domain-containing protein, with amino-acid sequence MFVLSMHFSTIIYIIIFVLLIIIASINFVLHWKQRDRIYYLRFLLLSIVGLIYNFIEEIFPDSKSTIDRNTQYIISYTSGLLSAFYFLFYLYKEYHLKFIKRFDLLLVGSFSFLILICSFIIPLSITKSISIPRYLFLSIILIILLLNIFSILKNQFLKFKSSKEIFLKVHSIIGVIGFLSIISLPITILSSSGNQFIVQFCYTLGFFIISTDYFLYPYRKEEIKKTIPFEKLSVRETEVLKLLLEDPNLKYSEISQMLNISEKTLSTHLSNIYKKIEIKNKKEIHEISKIYKSTIIE; translated from the coding sequence ATGTTTGTTTTAAGTATGCACTTCAGCACAATTATTTATATCATAATATTTGTGCTTTTAATAATTATTGCTTCAATTAATTTTGTTCTTCATTGGAAACAAAGAGATCGTATTTATTATTTGCGATTTCTTTTATTATCAATTGTCGGATTAATATATAACTTTATAGAAGAAATATTTCCAGACAGTAAATCTACTATAGATCGTAATACTCAATATATAATATCTTATACGTCAGGTTTGCTTTCAGCATTTTATTTTTTATTTTATTTATATAAGGAATATCACTTAAAGTTTATCAAAAGATTTGACTTACTTTTGGTGGGTTCATTTTCATTCTTAATCTTGATTTGTTCTTTTATTATTCCTCTTTCAATTACTAAATCAATTAGTATTCCTAGATATCTTTTCTTATCAATTATTTTAATTATTTTATTACTCAATATCTTTTCAATACTTAAAAATCAGTTTCTAAAATTTAAATCCAGTAAAGAAATATTTTTAAAAGTACATTCAATCATTGGAGTTATTGGCTTTTTAAGTATTATATCATTACCAATTACAATTCTTTCTTCTTCTGGAAATCAGTTTATTGTTCAATTTTGTTACACTCTAGGCTTTTTTATTATTTCAACCGATTATTTTTTATATCCGTATCGAAAAGAGGAAATTAAAAAAACAATTCCATTCGAAAAATTATCCGTAAGAGAAACAGAAGTTTTAAAATTGCTTTTGGAAGATCCGAATTTAAAATATTCTGAAATCAGCCAGATGTTAAATATTTCAGAGAAAACATTATCCACCCATCTATCTAATATTTACAAGAAAATTGAAATAAAAAACAAGAAAGAAATTCATGAAATAAGTAAGATATATAAAAGCACTATCATAGAATAA
- a CDS encoding TlpA family protein disulfide reductase translates to MKKIFYITLTICLCIAFGLFLINQNTDIIKNLKIRTADQVKKDEVKYSLKNSPFYKQYFSKKNLIVFNIWATWCEPCLKEMSVLNKVKKQMNNSDIIFLSYSLDNDSLKIKNFNASKRFDFKDITLENYSYKNSILLALDANKNEINNSIINISSTELPETFIIKNGKVVYITKGMINYEDFLEKLKSFNSQK, encoded by the coding sequence ATGAAAAAGATATTTTATATAACGTTGACAATCTGCCTATGTATAGCATTCGGTTTATTTTTGATAAATCAAAACACAGATATCATTAAAAACTTAAAGATCAGAACTGCAGATCAGGTAAAAAAGGATGAAGTAAAATATTCATTAAAGAATAGCCCGTTCTACAAACAATATTTTTCAAAAAAAAATCTAATTGTTTTCAATATTTGGGCGACGTGGTGCGAACCTTGCCTGAAGGAAATGTCTGTATTGAACAAAGTCAAAAAACAAATGAATAATTCTGATATTATTTTTTTATCTTATTCATTAGATAACGATTCTCTAAAAATTAAAAATTTCAATGCTTCTAAAAGGTTTGATTTTAAAGATATAACACTTGAAAACTATTCCTACAAAAACTCTATTCTTTTGGCTTTAGATGCAAATAAAAATGAGATCAACAATTCCATTATTAATATTTCTTCTACAGAATTACCTGAAACTTTCATTATAAAAAATGGAAAAGTCGTTTACATAACCAAAGGAATGATTAATTACGAAGATTTTTTAGAAAAATTGAAATCATTTAACTCGCAAAAATGA
- a CDS encoding Lrp/AsnC family transcriptional regulator, translating to MNYQLDEIDKKILDFLVENTRMPFTEIAKQMDVSAGTIHVRVKKMEDAGIILGSSLNIDYGKLDYHFTAFIGILLTKSNRTQEVLKELSTIPNVIEASVISGKYNIFCKVKAKNTDDAKRIIYQIDDIQDVMRTESMISMEEYLSDKNRLINAISV from the coding sequence ATGAACTATCAACTGGACGAAATAGACAAGAAAATTCTTGATTTCTTAGTAGAAAATACAAGAATGCCTTTTACTGAAATTGCTAAGCAGATGGATGTTTCTGCTGGTACAATTCACGTAAGAGTGAAAAAGATGGAGGATGCGGGTATTATTTTGGGATCATCTCTTAATATCGACTACGGGAAGCTAGATTATCACTTTACAGCTTTCATCGGAATCCTTTTGACAAAATCAAACAGAACTCAGGAAGTTCTAAAAGAATTGTCAACCATTCCTAACGTAATCGAAGCTAGCGTTATTTCCGGAAAATATAACATTTTCTGTAAAGTAAAAGCTAAAAATACTGACGATGCTAAGAGAATCATCTATCAAATTGATGATATTCAAGATGTAATGAGAACGGAGAGTATGATTTCTATGGAAGAATACCTAAGTGACAAAAACAGATTGATCAACGCAATCTCTGTATAA